Proteins from one Bos indicus x Bos taurus breed Angus x Brahman F1 hybrid chromosome 19, Bos_hybrid_MaternalHap_v2.0, whole genome shotgun sequence genomic window:
- the LOC113878432 gene encoding histone H2B type 1-like encodes MPEPAKSAPAPKKGSKKAVTKAQKKDGKKRKRSRKESYSVYMYKELKQVHLDTGLSSKAMGIMNSFINDIFERIGGEASRLAHYNKCSTITSREIQTALRLLLPGELAKHAVSEGTKAVTKYTSSK; translated from the coding sequence ATGCCTGAACCGGCCAAGTCTGCTCCTGCCCCTAAAAAGGGCTctaaaaaagctgtgaccaaggcccagaagaaggacGGCAAGAAGCGCAAGCGCAGCCGCAAGGAGAGCTACTCCGTGTACATGTACAAGGAGCTGAAGCAAGTCCATCTGGACACCGGCCTCTCGTCCAAAGCCATGGGAATCATGAACTCTTTCATCAATGACATTTTCGAGCGCATCGGTGGCGAGGCATCGCGCCTGGCGCATTACAACAAGTGCTCGACTATCACCTCCAGGGAGATCCAGACTGCCCTgcgcttgctgctacctggggagctggccaagcacgccgtgtccgagggcactaaggctgtcaccaagtataccagctccaagtaa